In Micromonospora sp. WMMA1363, a genomic segment contains:
- a CDS encoding UTRA domain-containing protein, whose product MGQPRWTSTSDQYLNPVAGDAWTADAATRGQQGSQRVLNVETIPAPADIAEHLGVAPGFSIVARRRLILANDLPVEVATSYWPASLAAMTALAQPAKIPGGAVRFVAELGYTPTEVREDVTTRWTTPYEQTTMAMQKPEPALILTRILLDDTGQPYQVDVNVMRAGQHIRYVRQAG is encoded by the coding sequence ATGGGACAGCCGAGGTGGACCAGCACCTCCGACCAGTACCTCAACCCCGTCGCCGGCGACGCCTGGACAGCCGACGCGGCCACCCGCGGACAGCAGGGCAGCCAGCGCGTCCTCAACGTCGAGACGATCCCAGCCCCAGCCGACATCGCCGAGCACCTCGGCGTCGCCCCCGGCTTCTCCATCGTCGCCCGCCGCCGGCTCATCCTCGCCAACGACCTACCCGTAGAGGTCGCCACGTCATACTGGCCAGCCAGCCTCGCCGCCATGACCGCCCTCGCCCAGCCAGCAAAGATCCCCGGCGGCGCCGTTCGGTTCGTCGCCGAACTCGGCTACACCCCAACCGAGGTCCGCGAGGACGTCACCACCCGATGGACCACCCCGTACGAGCAGACCACGATGGCCATGCAGAAGCCCGAGCCGGCGCTGATCCTCACCCGCATCCTGCTCGACGACACCGGCCAGCCCTACCAGGTCGACGTCAACGTCATGCGCGCCGGCCAGCACATCCGCTACGTCCGGCAGGCAGGCTGA
- the rlmB gene encoding 23S rRNA (guanosine(2251)-2'-O)-methyltransferase RlmB: protein MAGNSQRRGRRLTPKAGAPKGSGGKNRDALVGRGRTLPADERPWHKAYSGTEKLPQRTAWKQEKERRTAADEGRTPKIGKPGTKDTTWGRGGGRGVPGGKGDGRGKPGRGGPRVAPGRKANPAKDAPELLVGRNPVLESLRAHVPATALYVAQGIDIDDRVNEIVRTAADRGIALLEVSRAELDRMTGGVLHQGIGLQVPPFAYEPFEDLVAVALEQAAPLLVALDGVTDPRNLGAVIRSAAAFGAQGVFVPERRAAGITATAWRTSAGAAARVPVAQVTNLTRSLKACKDAGFVVVGLDADGETDLYDLEAAVGPLVVVVGSEGRGLSRLVGETCDLTVRVPMVSDVESLNASVAAAVTLAEVTRRRATEG from the coding sequence ATGGCCGGCAACTCACAGCGCCGCGGCCGGCGGCTGACGCCGAAGGCCGGAGCCCCCAAGGGCTCCGGCGGCAAGAACCGGGACGCCCTCGTGGGGCGGGGCCGCACCCTGCCCGCCGACGAGCGGCCGTGGCACAAGGCGTACTCCGGCACCGAGAAGCTGCCCCAGCGCACCGCCTGGAAGCAGGAGAAGGAGCGCCGGACCGCCGCCGACGAAGGGCGTACCCCCAAGATCGGCAAGCCCGGCACGAAGGACACCACCTGGGGCCGGGGCGGCGGGCGGGGCGTACCCGGCGGCAAGGGCGACGGTCGTGGCAAGCCCGGCCGCGGTGGCCCGCGGGTCGCCCCGGGCCGCAAGGCGAACCCGGCGAAGGACGCGCCGGAGCTGCTCGTCGGCCGTAACCCGGTGCTGGAGTCGCTGCGCGCGCACGTGCCGGCGACCGCCCTGTACGTGGCCCAGGGCATCGACATCGACGACCGGGTGAACGAGATCGTCCGCACCGCCGCCGACCGGGGTATCGCGCTCCTGGAGGTCAGCCGCGCCGAGCTGGACCGGATGACCGGCGGCGTGCTGCACCAGGGAATCGGCTTGCAGGTTCCGCCGTTCGCGTACGAGCCCTTCGAGGACCTGGTGGCCGTCGCGCTGGAGCAGGCCGCGCCGCTGCTGGTGGCGCTGGACGGGGTCACCGACCCGCGCAACCTGGGCGCGGTGATCCGGTCCGCCGCCGCGTTCGGCGCGCAGGGTGTCTTCGTGCCCGAGCGGCGGGCCGCCGGGATCACCGCGACCGCCTGGCGGACCAGCGCCGGCGCCGCCGCGCGGGTTCCGGTCGCCCAGGTGACCAACCTGACCCGCTCGCTGAAGGCGTGCAAGGACGCCGGCTTCGTCGTGGTCGGCTTGGACGCCGACGGTGAGACCGACCTGTACGACCTGGAGGCCGCCGTCGGCCCGCTGGTCGTCGTCGTCGGCTCCGAGGGCCGCGGCCTGTCCCGACTGGTCGGCGAGACCTGCGACCTGACGGTCCGTGTCCCGATGGTCTCGGACGTCGAGTCGCTGAACGCCAGCGTCGCGGCGGCGGTGACCCTCGCCGAGGTGACGCGTCGCCGCGCCACCGAGGGCTGA
- a CDS encoding phage major capsid protein → MRTIDDVQRDMTALIEGAEARNLTTDEMDQYTGLEQELTQVRRSEEIRARNAAYLMPATGAAGGTPVAALGPVAPAREDDGLDRAFLAYLRTGQPNADLTDLRPTNAQSSVTGSEGGFLVPPGFRQKIVERMVAFGGIANVCDVLETDSGNRIEWPTIDDTSNSGEIVEEGSAHSGQADLVFGKTELSAYTYQTGGASSAPLRLARELIQDQAFDLETRLARLMGVRLARALASDLAVGTGVDEPLGLVTGLTGIEPADDTAGITYDDLLTFIHSVDPEYRPTARWVFNDSSLKTIRQIKDSNGDPLWRSMTSTIGDAASTGMLLDYPYTVDQGLPDIDIDANTVNWGAFGDIREGYVLRRVRSIEVVVNPWTRASQREIEYTAWMRADATQQNTNAYVALTGEQ, encoded by the coding sequence ATGCGCACCATCGACGACGTCCAGCGGGACATGACCGCCCTGATCGAAGGCGCGGAGGCCCGCAACCTCACCACCGACGAGATGGACCAGTACACCGGCCTGGAGCAGGAGCTGACGCAGGTGCGCCGCTCCGAGGAGATCCGGGCCCGCAACGCCGCATACCTGATGCCGGCGACCGGCGCGGCCGGTGGGACGCCGGTCGCCGCGCTCGGCCCGGTCGCCCCGGCCCGCGAGGACGACGGCCTCGACCGGGCGTTCCTGGCCTACCTGCGCACCGGTCAGCCGAACGCCGACCTGACCGATCTGCGGCCGACCAACGCCCAGTCCAGCGTCACCGGCTCCGAAGGCGGTTTCCTCGTGCCGCCCGGATTCCGGCAGAAGATCGTCGAGCGGATGGTGGCGTTCGGTGGGATCGCCAACGTCTGTGACGTGCTGGAGACCGACTCGGGTAACCGGATCGAGTGGCCGACCATCGATGACACCTCCAACAGCGGTGAGATCGTCGAGGAGGGGTCGGCGCACTCCGGCCAGGCGGACCTGGTGTTCGGTAAGACCGAACTGTCGGCGTACACCTACCAGACCGGCGGCGCGTCCAGCGCCCCGCTGCGGCTGGCGCGGGAACTGATCCAGGACCAGGCGTTCGACCTGGAAACCCGCCTGGCCCGGCTGATGGGTGTGCGGCTGGCGCGGGCGCTCGCCTCCGACCTGGCCGTCGGAACCGGCGTCGACGAGCCGCTGGGTCTGGTCACCGGGTTGACTGGTATCGAACCGGCCGACGACACCGCCGGCATCACCTACGACGACCTGCTCACGTTCATCCACTCCGTGGACCCGGAGTACCGGCCGACCGCCCGATGGGTCTTCAACGACTCCTCGCTGAAGACGATCCGGCAGATCAAGGACTCCAACGGTGACCCGCTGTGGCGGTCGATGACCTCCACCATCGGCGACGCCGCGTCGACCGGCATGCTCCTCGACTACCCGTACACCGTCGACCAGGGCCTGCCGGACATCGACATCGACGCGAACACCGTCAACTGGGGTGCGTTCGGGGACATCCGGGAGGGCTACGTGCTGCGGCGGGTGCGGTCCATCGAGGTCGTGGTGAACCCGTGGACCCGCGCCAGCCAGCGGGAGATCGAGTACACGGCGTGGATGCGCGCCGACGCCACCCAGCAGAACACCAACGCCTACGTCGCGCTCACCGGCGAGCAGTGA
- the ugpC gene encoding sn-glycerol-3-phosphate ABC transporter ATP-binding protein UgpC — protein MATVTYSKASRIYPGTERPAVNQLDLEIGDGEFLVLVGPSGCGKSTSLRMLAGLEDVDQGSIHIDDRDVTHLPPKARDIAMVFQNYALYPHMTVYENMAFALKLRKTSKSEIDRRVKEAATLLQLEEFLNRKPKALSGGQRQRVAMGRAIVREPQVFLMDEPLSNLDAKLRVQTRTQIASLQANLGVTTVYVTHDQVEAMTMGHRVAVLLDGELQQVDTPRALYDTPANVFVAGFMGSPAMNIKTVSLTDKGAEFAEMNVPLSREQVAAARADGGDGKVTVGFRPEDCDLVSPTEGGMPVVVELVEDLGSDANIYGHAALDGANERFVVRTDRRSVPNMGETVFVKPRAGRNHVFHANIGHRI, from the coding sequence ATGGCTACGGTCACCTACAGCAAGGCGTCCCGGATCTACCCGGGCACCGAACGGCCCGCCGTCAACCAGCTCGACCTGGAGATCGGCGACGGCGAGTTCCTGGTCCTGGTCGGTCCCTCCGGTTGCGGCAAGTCCACCAGCCTGCGCATGCTCGCCGGCCTCGAGGACGTCGACCAGGGCTCGATCCACATCGACGACCGGGACGTCACGCACCTGCCGCCGAAGGCCCGCGACATCGCGATGGTATTCCAGAACTACGCCCTCTACCCGCACATGACGGTGTACGAGAACATGGCGTTCGCGCTCAAGCTACGCAAGACCTCGAAGTCGGAGATCGACCGGCGGGTCAAGGAGGCGGCGACGCTGCTCCAACTGGAGGAGTTCCTCAACCGTAAGCCGAAGGCCCTCTCGGGTGGCCAGCGCCAGCGGGTGGCGATGGGCCGGGCGATCGTCCGCGAGCCGCAGGTCTTCCTCATGGACGAGCCCCTGTCGAACCTCGACGCCAAGCTGCGGGTCCAGACCCGTACGCAGATCGCCTCGCTGCAGGCCAACCTCGGCGTCACCACCGTCTACGTCACCCACGACCAGGTCGAGGCCATGACCATGGGGCACCGGGTGGCCGTCCTGCTCGACGGTGAACTCCAGCAGGTCGACACCCCACGGGCGCTCTACGACACCCCGGCCAACGTCTTCGTCGCCGGTTTCATGGGCTCCCCCGCGATGAACATCAAGACCGTGTCGCTGACCGACAAGGGCGCCGAGTTCGCCGAGATGAACGTCCCGCTCAGCCGCGAGCAGGTCGCGGCGGCCCGTGCCGACGGCGGCGACGGCAAGGTGACCGTGGGCTTCCGCCCGGAGGACTGCGACCTGGTCAGCCCGACCGAGGGCGGCATGCCGGTCGTCGTCGAGCTGGTCGAGGATCTCGGCTCGGACGCCAACATCTACGGCCACGCGGCGTTGGACGGCGCCAACGAGCGGTTCGTGGTCCGCACCGACCGGCGGTCCGTGCCGAACATGGGTGAGACCGTGTTCGTCAAGCCGCGCGCCGGACGCAACCACGTGTTCCACGCCAACATCGGCCACCGGATCTGA
- a CDS encoding HK97 gp10 family phage protein: protein MEPKIAVLGLRDLSRRLRKIDGEAAKQLRIVFNEAAEIVVSDARPKVPKRTGRAAGSLKMRSTRTAVRIAMGGPRAPYYPWLDFGGRVGPNTATAGRSFGC from the coding sequence GTGGAACCGAAAATCGCGGTCCTCGGTCTGCGGGACCTGTCCCGCAGACTGCGAAAGATCGACGGGGAAGCCGCCAAGCAACTACGGATCGTCTTCAACGAGGCCGCGGAAATCGTGGTTTCCGACGCCCGCCCGAAGGTCCCGAAGCGGACCGGCCGCGCCGCCGGGTCGCTGAAGATGCGGTCCACCCGCACCGCGGTTCGGATCGCCATGGGCGGCCCGCGCGCCCCCTACTACCCGTGGCTCGACTTCGGGGGCCGAGTCGGCCCTAATACTGCAACGGCGGGTCGTAGCTTCGGGTGCTGA
- a CDS encoding IS701 family transposase: MVGSWDAGLEELFFRFAHRFERVEPRRRAWAYVRGLLAPLERRNGWTLAEQAGHVSPDGLQGMLCSAAWDRDAVRDDVRDYVVDQIGDAAGVLIADETGFVKKGRASAGVQRQYSGTAGKTENCQIGTFLCYATPRGRALIDRELYLPKSWTGDRDRCRRSAIPDAVGFATKPQQAQAMLERAVTAGVPFSWFTADEAYGQNPGLRGWLEDRDIAYVMATRRDDRVPSGLHTTTGVDELIGRVRAGAWQRLSCGDGAHGPRRYDWARLPIRRTFAHGRRGWVLARRSITDPGDIAYYVCFGPRGTRLRDLVRVAGSRWSVEESFQTAKNEVGLDQYQVRRYDAWYAHITLAMAAAAFLVVTRALEAAKGAPPQTSAARSR; encoded by the coding sequence GTGGTCGGGTCGTGGGATGCCGGGTTGGAGGAGTTGTTCTTCCGGTTCGCGCATCGGTTTGAGCGGGTGGAGCCGCGGCGGCGGGCATGGGCGTATGTGCGGGGGCTACTGGCACCGTTGGAGCGGCGTAACGGCTGGACCCTCGCGGAGCAGGCTGGGCATGTGTCGCCGGACGGGTTGCAGGGCATGCTGTGCAGCGCGGCGTGGGACCGGGACGCGGTCCGCGATGACGTGCGCGATTACGTGGTGGACCAGATCGGCGATGCGGCCGGGGTGCTCATCGCTGACGAGACGGGGTTCGTCAAGAAGGGCCGTGCGTCGGCGGGGGTCCAACGGCAGTATTCGGGTACGGCGGGCAAGACCGAGAACTGCCAGATCGGCACGTTCCTGTGCTACGCCACGCCGCGGGGTCGGGCGTTGATCGATCGGGAGTTGTACCTGCCGAAGTCGTGGACCGGTGATCGGGACCGGTGCCGGCGCTCGGCGATCCCGGACGCCGTCGGGTTCGCGACCAAGCCGCAGCAGGCGCAGGCCATGCTGGAGCGGGCGGTCACCGCGGGGGTGCCGTTTTCGTGGTTCACGGCCGATGAGGCCTACGGGCAGAACCCTGGCCTGCGGGGCTGGTTGGAGGATCGGGACATCGCGTACGTGATGGCCACCCGACGCGACGATCGGGTGCCCTCCGGGCTGCACACCACCACCGGTGTCGACGAGCTGATCGGCAGGGTGCGTGCGGGCGCGTGGCAACGACTGTCGTGTGGTGACGGCGCGCACGGGCCGCGCCGCTACGACTGGGCTCGGCTGCCGATCCGCCGCACCTTTGCCCACGGCCGCCGCGGCTGGGTCCTGGCCCGACGCTCGATCACGGATCCCGGCGACATCGCCTACTACGTCTGCTTCGGCCCCCGCGGCACCCGACTACGCGACCTGGTGCGGGTCGCCGGTAGCCGTTGGTCGGTGGAGGAATCGTTCCAGACCGCGAAGAACGAGGTCGGCCTGGACCAGTACCAGGTCCGCCGCTACGACGCCTGGTACGCCCACATCACCCTCGCGATGGCCGCCGCCGCGTTCCTCGTCGTCACCCGCGCCCTCGAAGCCGCAAAGGGGGCACCACCGCAAACGAGCGCAGCCAGATCCCGCTGA
- a CDS encoding GntR family transcriptional regulator: MTARDPRPRSHQIAAELRAVIMSGDLAPGAKLPSTAELMDQHRTHGATIQNALGILKAEGYLEGQPGRGVFVRPTQQQTITPADYSTPSTPGQPYAWITAAADRGQRGASQLLDVGEHPAPVQVAAAFGIDPGEPVVRRQQLLTLDGQPVELVWTFYPVALARGTPLTARRLIKGGAPAVLAELGVEPASIEDVISTRPPTSEEFVALALPTEVPILRTFRVVVAATGDVVECQLMVKAGHRHEVRYRWPA; the protein is encoded by the coding sequence GTGACCGCCCGCGACCCCCGACCCCGCTCTCACCAGATCGCCGCCGAACTTCGAGCCGTCATCATGTCCGGCGACCTCGCCCCGGGCGCGAAACTGCCCTCCACCGCCGAACTCATGGACCAGCACCGCACCCACGGTGCCACCATCCAGAACGCCCTCGGCATCCTCAAGGCCGAGGGCTACCTCGAAGGGCAGCCCGGTCGCGGAGTGTTCGTCCGCCCCACCCAGCAGCAGACCATCACCCCCGCCGACTACAGCACACCGTCGACGCCCGGCCAGCCGTACGCATGGATCACCGCCGCCGCGGACCGCGGCCAGCGCGGCGCGTCGCAGCTCCTCGACGTCGGCGAGCACCCGGCGCCCGTCCAGGTCGCCGCAGCGTTCGGCATCGACCCGGGCGAGCCGGTGGTGCGCCGACAGCAGTTGCTTACCCTCGACGGGCAGCCAGTCGAGCTGGTGTGGACCTTCTATCCGGTCGCCCTGGCCCGAGGCACTCCGCTCACCGCGCGGCGACTCATCAAGGGCGGCGCCCCAGCGGTGCTCGCCGAACTGGGGGTGGAGCCGGCATCCATCGAGGACGTTATCTCCACCCGCCCCCCGACGTCTGAGGAGTTCGTCGCCTTGGCGCTGCCTACCGAGGTGCCGATCCTGCGTACGTTCCGGGTGGTCGTGGCCGCGACCGGAGATGTCGTGGAGTGCCAGCTGATGGTGAAGGCGGGGCATCGACACGAGGTGCGCTACCGATGGCCGGCGTGA
- a CDS encoding tyrosine-type recombinase/integrase, producing MVRHSRPDPGHLRPFIESFALELRIRGKSTRTREMYTDAVSWFGGWLIQHKPVQSWGGVTRGHLGAFFLWLDDQGYSASYRNNIARCLQQFCKWYAEEEDLPNPFERFVPPAAPKLGEKLVPVLELEDMQRLVKDAEQGRDLESRRDAAILRVFACTGVRLAELAGLEVGDVSVADRTAIVVGKGSKQRTVKFDHKCAQAIDRYKRVRASHKAAALPALWLGLRRNERGMTRSGIYQMIARRGERLGIRVHPHMFRHTFAHRWLDAGGAEGDLEELAGWESSQMLRHYGRSARSARARRAYDRVDVMGGL from the coding sequence ATGGTGAGACATTCCCGGCCCGACCCGGGCCACCTCCGCCCCTTCATCGAGTCCTTCGCCCTTGAGCTGCGGATACGCGGCAAGAGCACCCGTACACGCGAGATGTACACCGATGCCGTGTCCTGGTTCGGCGGCTGGCTGATCCAACACAAGCCGGTGCAGTCCTGGGGGGGTGTCACACGTGGGCACCTCGGCGCGTTCTTTCTCTGGCTCGACGATCAGGGCTACTCCGCGTCGTACCGCAACAACATCGCGCGCTGCCTCCAGCAATTCTGCAAGTGGTACGCGGAGGAGGAGGATCTTCCGAACCCGTTCGAGCGGTTCGTGCCCCCCGCAGCCCCCAAGTTGGGGGAGAAGCTCGTGCCGGTCCTGGAACTGGAGGACATGCAGCGCCTGGTCAAGGACGCCGAGCAGGGACGCGACCTTGAGAGTCGTCGGGACGCAGCGATCTTGCGAGTGTTCGCCTGCACCGGAGTCCGGCTCGCCGAACTCGCGGGCCTGGAGGTCGGCGACGTGTCGGTCGCGGACCGAACCGCAATCGTCGTGGGCAAGGGCAGCAAGCAGCGGACGGTCAAGTTTGATCACAAGTGCGCCCAGGCGATCGACCGGTACAAGAGGGTCCGGGCCAGCCACAAGGCTGCCGCCCTGCCGGCCTTGTGGCTGGGTTTGCGACGGAACGAACGGGGGATGACCCGCTCCGGCATCTACCAGATGATCGCCCGCCGCGGAGAGCGATTGGGGATCAGGGTGCACCCGCACATGTTCAGGCACACCTTCGCGCACCGCTGGCTGGATGCCGGCGGCGCGGAGGGTGATCTCGAGGAGCTGGCGGGCTGGGAATCATCACAGATGCTGCGTCACTACGGTCGGTCGGCCCGGTCCGCCAGAGCCCGACGTGCGTACGACCGCGTGGACGTGATGGGTGGCCTGTAG
- a CDS encoding IS3 family transposase has product MNVYPFIEAEKARPDGNVKRSCELLEVSRSAYYQHRAGPSRRERDDADLAARIAQIHADSAGTYGAPRVRAELAAQGRRHSGKRVARLMRGAGLCGRTPKRWRTTTVPDPGAALSADLIRRDFDVAAGRVDTRWCGDITYIHTWEGWLYLATVIDIASRRVVGWATADHLRTDLPAQALSNAIAVRRPTGPVIFHSDRGCQYTSAQYARLADRNGVRLSVGGRGQCWDNAVAESFFATIKTELLDRRAWPTRAAARAAIFEWIEGWYNTRRRHSTLDYMSPAEYEATAYSRRPTSKVA; this is encoded by the coding sequence GTGAACGTGTACCCGTTCATCGAGGCGGAGAAGGCGCGGCCCGACGGGAACGTGAAGCGTTCCTGTGAGCTGCTGGAGGTCTCCCGGTCCGCCTACTACCAGCACCGTGCCGGGCCGTCGCGGCGGGAACGCGACGACGCAGACCTCGCCGCCCGCATCGCGCAGATCCACGCCGACTCGGCCGGCACCTACGGCGCACCCCGGGTCCGCGCCGAACTCGCCGCCCAGGGGCGGCGGCACTCCGGCAAGCGGGTCGCCCGGCTGATGCGGGGCGCCGGGTTGTGCGGCCGCACGCCGAAGCGGTGGCGCACCACGACCGTGCCCGACCCGGGGGCGGCGTTGTCGGCGGACCTGATCCGCCGGGACTTCGACGTCGCCGCCGGCCGGGTCGACACCCGCTGGTGCGGCGACATCACCTACATCCACACGTGGGAGGGCTGGCTGTACCTCGCCACCGTCATCGACATCGCCTCACGCCGGGTTGTGGGCTGGGCGACCGCCGACCACCTACGGACCGATCTGCCCGCTCAGGCGTTGTCCAACGCGATCGCCGTCCGACGCCCGACCGGGCCGGTGATCTTCCACAGCGACCGGGGTTGCCAGTACACGAGTGCGCAGTACGCCCGGCTGGCCGACCGCAACGGGGTGCGGTTGTCGGTCGGTGGGCGGGGTCAGTGCTGGGACAACGCCGTCGCGGAGTCGTTCTTCGCCACGATCAAGACCGAACTGCTCGACCGGAGGGCGTGGCCGACCCGGGCCGCCGCCCGTGCGGCGATCTTCGAGTGGATCGAGGGGTGGTACAACACCCGCCGCCGCCATTCCACCCTGGACTACATGAGCCCGGCCGAGTATGAGGCGACGGCCTATTCCCGCAGGCCAACGAGCAAGGTAGCGTGA
- a CDS encoding ISKra4 family transposase produces the protein MVDFLSGEHAAGMTHAELEERLHTDGMRLLCQLLQDSLDLRASREERLDEVTDADSHLRGWAERGRQRTLATRFGEVVVTRIAYRARARADLNPADAVLNLPVEKHSHGLRRLAAAEAARGSFTDAAAAIERATTVRIGKRQVEALAAAAAIDVDAFYTAHAPDWSADDDVLALSFDAKGVVMRPDGLRAGTAKAAVSQKLAGRRSKGEKRNRKRMCEVAAVFDVTGKPRTIADILPEDPEAAQTATPAPVTSGKWLHASVTDDAAAVIAAGFAEADRRDPDHARTWIALVDGNTHQIDRIHAEAKTRKITLPVVVDFIHVIEYLWKATWCFHPEGDPNAERWVRAQARQVLAGRAGIVAAAIRRKATYHGLDPGKRKPADVAAAYLLAKKPYLDYPTALANGWPIATGVIEGACRHLVKDRMDVTGARWGLDGAEAILKLRTLISNGDFDQYWTWHLAQEQQRIHNSRYLGGAIPQ, from the coding sequence ATGGTGGACTTCCTGTCCGGTGAGCATGCGGCGGGGATGACTCACGCCGAACTGGAGGAGCGGCTGCATACCGATGGCATGCGGTTGCTGTGTCAGTTGTTGCAGGACAGTCTGGATCTTCGTGCCAGTCGGGAGGAACGGCTCGACGAGGTGACCGACGCCGATAGCCATCTGCGGGGGTGGGCCGAGCGGGGGCGGCAGCGGACGCTGGCCACCCGGTTCGGTGAGGTGGTGGTGACGCGTATCGCCTACCGGGCGCGGGCGCGGGCCGATCTGAACCCGGCGGACGCGGTGTTGAACCTGCCCGTGGAGAAGCACTCGCATGGACTGCGCCGGTTGGCCGCGGCCGAGGCGGCCCGCGGCTCGTTCACCGACGCGGCGGCCGCGATTGAGCGGGCCACCACGGTGCGTATCGGGAAACGGCAGGTCGAGGCGTTGGCCGCCGCAGCGGCGATAGATGTGGATGCCTTCTACACCGCCCACGCCCCGGACTGGTCGGCCGATGATGATGTGCTGGCGTTGTCCTTCGACGCCAAAGGGGTGGTGATGCGCCCCGACGGGCTCCGCGCGGGCACCGCCAAGGCCGCGGTCAGCCAGAAACTGGCCGGCCGCCGGTCCAAGGGCGAGAAACGCAACCGCAAGCGGATGTGCGAGGTCGCCGCGGTCTTCGACGTGACCGGCAAGCCGCGCACCATCGCCGACATCCTGCCCGAGGACCCCGAAGCGGCCCAAACTGCTACCCCGGCGCCGGTCACCTCCGGCAAGTGGCTGCACGCCAGCGTGACCGACGACGCCGCGGCGGTGATCGCCGCCGGGTTCGCCGAGGCCGACCGCCGCGACCCCGACCACGCTCGGACCTGGATCGCCCTGGTCGACGGCAACACCCACCAGATCGACCGGATCCACGCCGAGGCCAAAACCCGCAAGATCACCTTGCCGGTTGTTGTGGACTTCATCCACGTCATCGAGTACCTCTGGAAGGCCACCTGGTGTTTCCACCCGGAGGGCGACCCGAACGCCGAACGGTGGGTCCGCGCCCAGGCCCGGCAGGTGTTGGCCGGACGGGCCGGCATAGTCGCCGCAGCCATCCGACGCAAGGCCACCTACCACGGCCTGGACCCCGGCAAACGCAAACCCGCCGATGTCGCCGCCGCCTACCTGCTGGCCAAAAAACCGTACCTGGACTACCCGACCGCGCTGGCCAACGGGTGGCCGATCGCCACCGGGGTGATCGAAGGCGCCTGCCGCCACCTGGTCAAAGATCGTATGGACGTCACCGGCGCTCGCTGGGGCCTCGACGGCGCCGAAGCAATCCTCAAACTCCGCACCCTGATCAGCAACGGCGACTTCGACCAGTACTGGACCTGGCACCTGGCCCAGGAACAACAACGCATCCACAACAGCCGCTACCTCGGCGGTGCCATCCCACAATAG